The stretch of DNA TCTTTGGAAAAGCTACAGAGATAGCTTCTTTCATTCCAGATAATCCATCTGCACAAAGAATTAAAATATCTTTAACTCCTCTATTTTTTAAGTTATTAAATACTCCTAGCCAATATTTACTACTTTCATTTTCCCCAATTTCAATAGTTAAAACATCTTTTTTACCTTCTTCATTAATGCCAAGAATTATATATGCAGCTTTTTTCTTGATTATTCCATTATCTCTCA from Fusobacterium varium encodes:
- a CDS encoding transposase; the protein is IISMYAKGMTTRQISEQVEDIYGFEVSEGLVSNITDKLLPKIEEWQQRPLSSIYPIVFVDAIHFSVRDNGIIKKKAAYIILGINEEGKKDVLTIEIGENESSKYWLGVFNNLKNRGVKDILILCADGLSGMKEAISVAFPK